In the genome of Ananas comosus cultivar F153 linkage group 11, ASM154086v1, whole genome shotgun sequence, one region contains:
- the LOC109717165 gene encoding receptor kinase-like protein Xa21 — MDFSTNKFSGNIPSALGNLQMLTYLNLSSNSFTGPIPESLGGLISINSLDLSSNALVGTIPKSLTRLHYLVNLNLSYNQLQGEIPQGGAFDNLTAESFMGNTALCGGRKFGLPPCTTTAGPESRIKRNLLKFLLPTIAAVVIFSAGLLLLLMFKRKKIKTTTTVNQLDVKNHRRISYQELIYATDNFNETNLLGSGSFGLVYKGRLDDGLLVAIKILNLQSSKASASFDAECEVLSTAKHRNLVKIISTCSSPEVKALILQYMPQGSLEKWLYSHNYYLNLNQRIHIMMDVALALEYLHHHCPIAVVHCDLKPGNILMGENLSARLSDFGISRLLSEDDSCAILTSTPGTIGYMAPEYGQAGKVSTSGDVYSYGILLLETFSRKKPTDEMFAGESSLRRWVSESFPNAIENVVDKNLLKYEVNIDAANGDKMNAEAASLDYQCLLSLLELGISCSRESPKERPTMEDVVVRLKKIRNHRA; from the exons ATGGATTTTTCCACAAATAAATTCTCGGGTAATATTCCAAGCGCTTTAGGGAATCTCCAAATGCTCACTTACCTGAATCTTTCAAGCAATTCGTTTACCGGCCCCATTCCAGAATCCTTGGGTGGTTTGATAAGCATAAACAGTTTGGACCTATCCTCAAATGCCCTTGTAGGTACGATTCCAAAGTCTCTAACGAGACTTCATTATCTTGTTAACCTAAATCTATCGTACAACCAGTTACAAGGCGAAATCCCACAAGGAGGAGCATTTGACAATCTCACAGCTGAATCTTTCATGGGAAACACCGCCTTGTGTGGAGGGAGAAAATTCGGTTTACCGCCTTGCACAACTACCGCCGGTCCAGAATCAAGAATCAAAAGGAATTTGCTTAAATTCCTTCTTCCAACAATTGCAGCAGTCGTCATCTTTTCAGCTGGCCTCCTCCTACTACTCatgtttaaaagaaaaaagattaagaCAACTACTACTGTTAATCAGTTGGATGTGAAAAACCACAGAAGAATTTCGTACCAAGAGCTTATTTATGCAACCGACAATTTCAATGAGACAAACTTGCTCGGTTCAGGAAGTTTTGGGTTGGTCTACAAAGGTCGGTTGGATGATGGACTGCTCGTTGCCATTAAAATACTGAACCTTCAATCGAGCAAAGCGTCGGCAAGTTTTGATGCAGAATGCGAAGTACTGAGCACTGCCAAGCACAGAAATCTAGTTAAGATTATAAGCACGTGCTCTAGCCCAGAGGTCAAAGCCCTAATTCTTCAATATATGCCGCAAGGGAGCCTTGAGAAATGGCTATATTCTCATAACTACTACTTAAACCTGAATCAGAGAATTCACATTATGATGGACGTGGCGCTTGCACTGGAATATCTGCATCACCATTGCCCGATAGCTGTGGTGCACTGTGATTTGAAGCCTGGTAACATACTCATGGGTGAGAACCTTTCAGCGCGTTTGAGTGACTTTGGCATATCGAGGCTGCTTTCTGAGGATGATTCTTGTGCTATATTAACGAGCACCCCAGGCACGATCGGCTATATGGCTCCTG AGTATGGACAAGCTGGTAAAGTATCAACCAGCGGTGATGTCTACAGCTATGGCATTCTATTGTTGGAGACCTTTTCAAGGAAGAAGCCTACAGATGAGATGTTTGCGGGAGAATCGAGCTTACGACGATGGGTTTCTGAGTCCTTTCCAAATGCAATAGAAAATGTTGTCGACAAAAATCTTCTCAAATATGAAGTGAACATCGACGCTGCCAACGGTGATAAGATGAATGCGGAGGCTGCGAGCTTGGACTACCAGTGTTTGTTATCACTCCTAGAACTGGGCATATCCTGCTCAAGAGAATCACCAAAAGAAAGGCCGACTATGGAAGATGTTGTGGTGAGACTGAAGAAGATCAGAAACCATAGAGCTTAA
- the LOC109717164 gene encoding receptor kinase-like protein Xa21, with protein MISSAISTAPLMTYSLCTAMSNRSSSFSEAKQQALGAQQRTEENMMLQTNTMNNPLSFKSIMMLLILLFSCSQQTTELSTDYSTDLSALLAIKGRITSDPHDVLSRSWNANTSFCSWYGVRCSRRGERVTALQLNHAALRGTIAPHVANLSFLSILNLSNNSLSGHLPDDLGRLRRLKTLFLEGNRLSGPIPPSIFNISSLELLNCAINEFSGYIPTGTGSANLQALSFAINQLTGTIPAELGNYPELRFLSLSINNLTGLIPPSIANLTQLTILELSSNNLQGGIPTELGRLINLEVLHVKQNGLTGTLPSSIFNLSSLQILAVSKNMLTGYIPKGGNGLWLPLIQKFYLDDNRLTGLIPQQLGQCKYLIDIELYNNQFMGNIPVEFGNLPSLRILLLYSNNLSGPIPSSFAQSLTYLPCSFLTLLSIILPDIFRLTLATGSQNYRVLNLAANLFSGKIPASLSNRSLLSAIELSYNSFTGPVPTTFNNLQLLRFLNLAENQLSGRLEFLSPLANCKHLTSLYIGNNQFKSSLPVAVGNLSRNLQVLYIANCQLNGNIPSAIGNLSGLNNLDLSSNGFSGEIPTSISNLRNLQRLHLQNNLLNGSIPKELFLLRHLGQLHLEENMISGAMPESISNGTGLQEISLAANLLSLTVPSAIWRLTDLVLFNLSYNSLVGVIPAEVGNMKLVQVMDFSANKFSGNIPSTLGNLQMLTNLNLSSNSFPGPIPESFGGLLNLISMNLSSNALAGSIPKSFSRLRYLVSLNLSYNKLEGEIPQGGIFNHLTASSFIGNLALCGASKFGVPPCMATPIPNSRSRKYLLEILLPTAFAILSACFLIIFMIRRKKIKKISTVDQLAVNNHRRISYHELVRATDDFDDTNLLGSGSFGSVYKGRLDDGMLIAVKVLNLQLQKASASFDAECQVLSTVRHRNLVKIISTCSTLEFKALILQYMPNGSLEKWLYSHIHYLDLIQRINIMTDVALALEYLHHQCPTPAVHCDLKPSNILIDEDMSAHVSDFGIAKLISEDDSCSILTSAPGTIGYIAPEYGMAGKVSTSGDVYSYGILLLEVFSRKKPTDEMFVGGSSLRQWIGESFHVAIENVISCCNRECRRRKPPRF; from the exons ATGATATCAAGTGCTATTTCCACTGCACCTCTAATGACATATAGCTTATGCACTGCTATGAGCAATAGATCAAGCAGCTTCTCAGAGGCAAAACAACAAGCACTTGGTGCACAACAA AGAACTGAGGAGAACATGATGCTCCAAACCAACACAATGAACAATCCACTTTCCTTCAAGAGTATAATGATGCTGCTCATCTTACTATTTTCTTGTTCGCAGCAGACGACGGAATTGTCAACTGACTACAGCACTGATCTGTCGGCATTGCTGGCCATCAAAGGACGCATCACATCCGATCCCCATGATGTCCTCTCACGCAGCTGGAATGCTAACACATCCTTCTGCAGCTGGTATGGAGTGCGGTGCAGCCGCCGTGGGGAGCGAGTTACAGCCTTACAACTCAACCACGCCGCCCTTCGCGGCACCATCGCACCGCATGTTGCCAACCTCTCCTTCCTCAGCATTCTCAACCTCTCCAATAACTCTCTCTCTGGCCATCTCCCCGATGACCTCGGTCGTCTCCGTCGATTAAAAACACTCTTCCTCGAAGGGAACCGACTCTCCGGACCTATCCCACCATCCATCTTCAACATCTCCTCCCTTGAGTTGCTAAATTGTGCAATCAATGAGTTTTCCGGTTACATTCCAACAGGAACCGGCTCTGCGAATCTCCAAGCGCTATCATTTGCAATCAACCAACTCACTGGAACTATACCCGCTGAGCTTGGGAACTACCCTGAGCTCCGTTTCTTATCTCTTAGCATCAATAACCTCACTGGCTTGATACCGCCTTCTATCGCAAACCTAACGCAGCTTACAATACTTGAACTTTCCTCCAACAATCTACAAGGTGGCATTCCGACGGAGCTCGGCCGTCTCATCAATTTGGAGGTCCTGCATGTGAAGCAAAATGGCTTGACGGGCACATTACCAAGTTCGATCTTCAACCTATCTTCACTACAGATCCTCGCTGTGTCGAAGAACATGCTCACCGGATACATTCCAAAAGGCGGTAATGGCCTATGGCTGCCACTCATTCAAAAGTTTTATCTAGATGATAACCGGTTGACGGGCTTGATCCCACAGCAGTTGGGCCAGTGCAAGTATCTAATAGACATAGAATTGTACAACAACCAATTCATGGGGAATATACCAGTTGAATTTGGGAACCTACCAAGTCTTAGGATATTACTTCTTTACAGCAATAATCTTTCTGGGCCTATACCATCCTCATTTG CACAATCTTTAACATATCTTCCCTGCAGTTTCTTGACCTTACTCTCAATAATTTTACCGGACATCTTCCGGTTGACATTGGCAACCGGCTCCCAAAACTACAGAGTCTTAAATCTTGCAGCAAATCTGTTTAGTGGAAAGATACCGGCTTCTCTATCTAATCGTTCGCTGTTATCAGCCATTGAACTCTCCTATAATAGTTTTACTGGCCCAGTTCCCACAACATTTAACAATCTCCAGCTTCTTCGTTTCTTGAATCTTGCGGAAAACCAACTTAGCGGCAGATTGGAGTTCCTTTCACCTCTGGCTAATTGCAAGCATTTGACGAGTTTGTATATTGGGAACAATCAATTCAAAAGCTCTCTGCCAGTTGCTGTTGGAAATCTCTCAAGAAATCTTCAGGTGCTATACATTGCTAATTGCCAACTCAACGGAAATATTCCTTCTGCAATTGGAAATCTTAGTGGTCTGAACAATTTGGACTTAAGTAGTAATGGATTCAGCGGAGAAATCCCAACTTCAATAAGTAATCTACGGAATCTACAACGGCTGCATCTGCAAAACAACCTATTAAATGGATCAATTCCCAAGGAATTATTTCTATTAAGACATCTGGGCCAGTTGCACCTTGAGGAAAATATGATTTCAGGAGCAATGCCTGAGTCAATATCTAATGGAACTGGACTTCAGGAAATTTCTCTAGCTGCGAATTTACTGTCCTTGACAGTACCTTCGGCAATCTGGAGGCTCACAGATCTCGTGCTATTTAACCTCTCATATAATTCTTTGGTTGGGGTAATACCTGCAGAAGTTGGAAACATGAAATTAGTACAAGTAATGGATTTTTCGGCAAATAAATTTTCTGGTAATATTCCAAGCACTTTAGGCAATCTCCAAATGCTTACCAACCTGAACCTTTCAAGCAATTCATTCCCAGGTCCAATTCCCGAATCTTTTGGTGGTTTACTAAACTTGATTAGTATGAATCTATCCTCAAACGCCCTTGCAGGTTCGATTCCGAAATCTTTTTCAAGACTTCGTTACCTGGTTAGCCTAAATTTGTCATATAACAAACTAGAAGGCGAAATTCCGCAAGGAGGAATATTCAATCACCTCACAGCTAGCTCTTTCATAGGCAACTTGGCATTGTGCGGAGCAAGTAAATTTGGTGTACCGCCGTGCATGGCAACACCCATTCCAAATTCAAGAAGCAGAAAATATCTACTAGAAATCCTTCTTCCCACAGCTTTTGCTATATTGTCAGCTTGTTTCCTCATAATATTCATGATTAGGAGAAAGAAGATTAAGAAAATTAGTACTGTAGATCAGTTGGCTGTGAATAACCATAGAAGAATTTCTTACCACGAGCTTGTGCGTGCCACTGATGATTTCGATGACACAAACTTACTCGGTTCAGGAAGTTTTGGTTCGGTCTACAAAGGCCGATTAGATGACGGAATGCTTATTGCAGTTAAAGTGCTAAACCTTCAGCTGCAAAAAGCATCAGCAAGTTTTGATGCAGAATGCCAAGTGCTAAGTACTGTTAGGCATAGAAATCTTGTTAAGATTATAAGCACTTGCTCTACCTTAGAGTTTAAGGCCTTAATTCTTCAATATATGCCAAACGGGAGCCTCGAAAAGTGGTTATATTCTCATATCCACTACTTGGACCTCATTCAGAGGATAAACATAATGACGGATGTGGCGCTTGCGTTGGAATATCTGCATCACCAATGCCCAACACCTGCGGTGCACTGTGATCTGAAGCCTAGTAATATTCTCATCGACGAGGACATGTCGGCTCATGTCAGCGACTTTGGCATTGCGAAGTTAATTTCCGAGGATGATTCATGCTCTATATTAACAAGCGCACCAGGCACAATAGGCTATATTGCTCCAG aGTACGGGATGGCTGGCAAAGTGTCGACAAGTGGGGATGTTTACAGCTACGGCATTCTACTGTTAGAAGTCTTTTCAAGGAAGAAGCCGACCGATGAGATGTTTGTCGGAGGATCGAGCTTAAGACAATGGATTGGCGAATCATTTCATGTTGCAATAGAGAATGTCATTTCATGTTGCAATAGAGAATGTCGTCGACGAAAACCTCCTCGATTCTGA
- the LOC109717705 gene encoding uncharacterized protein LOC109717705, producing the protein MAAMQTMLLLISTFFSALLFSYGQSASNVSAVDSVDSIIRDRAFDILHGVHTGVIYDVPLPANLSGIEASMMRLRSRTFWRRGANISAFRIPPRTLPVPQTRRFVVVYQNWSNWSSSYFNVPGYTLLSPVISLLAYDASNASFGGAIQLAIQFNLRSNDTIAFRFPKVAMPGGSNSSMKCAWFGLDGSVHLDKMASLNSCTTRSTGHFAIVEPSKVSINASASPVRSTKEKVIRVVVVLGSGVVGIAVLGVAVVGVTKLVKKRKLDEMVRRSEEGQVLENVWVGGSKMPSAAMRRTEPVIESEEAP; encoded by the coding sequence ATGGCGGCAATGCAAACCATGTTGTTGTTGATCTCGACCTTCTTTTCTgctcttctcttctcttatgGCCAGAGTGCGAGCAACGTATCCGCCGTCGACTCCGTGGATTCCATAATTCGCGATCGTGCATTCGACATATTGCACGGGGTTCACACCGGCGTGATCTACGACGTGCCCCTCCCCGCGAATTTGTCCGGCATAGAGGCTTCTATGATGCGGTTGCGGAGTAGGACGTTTTGGCGCCGAGGGGCCAATATTAGCGCGTTCCGAATTCCACCGAGAACATTGCCAGTTCCTCAGACAAGGAGATTCGTAGTTGTGTATCAGAATTGGAGTAACTGGTCCTCCTCTTATTTCAATGTGCCAGGTTATACACTCCTCTCTCCTGTGATCAGTTTGTTGGCCTACGACGCATCGAACGCGAGTTTCGGTGGTGCGATCCAGCTTGCGATCCAATTTAACCTTAGATCGAATGATACTATCGCCTTTCGCTTTCCGAAAGTTGCAATGCCTGGCGGGTCGAATTCGTCGATGAAATGTGCATGGTTCGGACTCGACGGATCGGTGCATCTCGACAAGATGGCCTCGTTGAATTCGTGCACGACGAGAAGCACGGGGCACTTTGCCATTGTTGAGCCCTCGAAGGTTTCGATAAATGCTTCTGCATCGCCGGTGCGTAGCACAAAAGAGAAGGTGATCAGGGTGGTGGTGGTCTTAGGCAGCGGCGTCGTCGGGATAGCGGTGTTGGGTGTAGCAGTGGTGGGGGTTACAAAATTGGTGAAGAAGAGGAAATTGGATGAGATGGTGAGGAGATCAGAAGAAGGTCAGGTTTTGGAGAATGTATGGGTCGGGGGAAGCAAAATGCCGAGTGCAGCGATGCGTCGAACTGAGCCAGTTATCGAGAGCGAAGAAGCACCGTGA